The Triticum aestivum cultivar Chinese Spring chromosome 6D, IWGSC CS RefSeq v2.1, whole genome shotgun sequence genomic sequence CCGGACGCAACGCAGCCTCAGCAGTCCCCCTCCAGCTCTGATGATCTCTACCAACACTGACTAGTAACCTCAGTGCCAGAGAGACCTGTGGCAGATGCGCTCGCCATGGGCAAGAAAGCCGGTGACGCTGAGCAGGCTGGACGCCTCCCTGAGACGTCAACCAGCaacggcgccgcggttcgtcgatgCACCGCTCAAGTGGGCGCGGCTCTCAGCGCTAAGTGCGTCGTCGCGTTGATCCTCGGTGCCGTCGTCTTCCTCTCGGCCTTCTTCATGCTCCTTCAATTCCGATCACCGGGGAACAGCGTGCCTGATGCCCCCGGCACACTCATCGGTAAGGACGgcttctttagcaccaggtttcAGCCATGATCAGCTATCTCCAGCCATGTGTGCCTTCCAAAGCTCCATGTCTTCGATAGGAACTATGCCATGAATCTAGATAGTAAAATACGAAAACCTCCTTCTCAGTAATAAACCATAGTCAACAATCAGCTACAGCAGTCAGCAGTTACCATGTTTTGACGACAAAACATTCACTTCTCCAGATGAAATTCAGGCTGGTTTCATCTTGTTGAAGCCACTTGCGCAACTCGCTCCACATGCCGCGGAGCTACAACAAGAGATAAACCGTCAAATTGGAGTCCCCAACACTACGGTATGCTACCACTACCAGCCCCAATTCAAGCCACTCGAGAAGACATGCTGAATACTGACCGAGACAATTCTGCAGGTTTCCGTCTCTATGCAGGCATTATTCTTGAGCTTCACTGTTGTAGAATTTGATGTTCTTCCTGACCCAATAAACACCTCCATAAGTGCGCGATCCATGCACGCATTGAGGAAAAACTTGATCCAGCTTACACTTCAGCAGCTGAATTTATCGCTGACACCATCGGTCTTCGGATATCCATTGTGCGTACAGATGCTGGGGTTCCCAGGAGGGATCACAATAGAATTAGAACCCCTACAGGATGATTCCATTCTACAAGTTGCACAGCCTATTTTCAATGTCACGCTTGACATGAGCATTCGCCAATTGAGGGGACTGATTGAGGAAATGAAGGAGGATCTTGGGCATTTACTGGATGAGGTACCATATGAGCTCCCCCCCTTTCTACATCTCATATGggttttttcttcttctgattAACATCTTTCCTAGAAGATCTTGACATAAAGTGACAACATGCTATCTACATGCAGGACATATACATAGATCTGACAAATAAGAATGGCTCAACGATTGCCCCACCAGTTATAGTCCAAGTTTCCCTCTCCCCAGATGACCGCGGCGTTTATGAAGAAATGGGGAGGCTGAAACAGCTGGCTGAAATCATCACAGAATCAAGTTCAATGAACCTTGGCCTAGACCCATCGGTTTTTGGTAGAATCAAGGATCTCAAGTTGGCTCCGCGTCTGCAAGCCCTCGTTCCATCATTTGCTCCTAGCTCATCTCCAACGCAAATGTCATTCACTTCCATGCCTCCATATTCACAGCCAATGCCATCCCCTTCCATGCCTCCATATTCACAGCCAAGTAGAACCAATCTTTGTGCACATTGTTCATGCCCTGCTTGGATGAAACTAAATGCAACCAATCCACATCGCGTGTTAATGCAACTTCCTCCAATGACAATCTCTCTTCAATTACCAACACAGCGTCATAGCGGGAATGGACCTGGGCACAAGCAAAGTGGCAATGCAATGGCCGCACCAACCTCCATTGCGCCATCATCCCAACCGTAGTAATAAGGTAAAAATAATATGCTTTTGGATTCATCGATGCAGTTATTAAATCGTTTGATATATTTAGAAGAATAATATGTATCTGATAATAATAAAATGATTGGAATACGCCAATGCGTTCATCTCTTACTTTAACACTGTTAGTTATAAAATAAAGAATGCATTTACCTAACCTTTTAAAACATTTTTAAAAAGAGGCTGCATGATATGAACAAAGGAATTTGGATACATTCATGAAGGTATACTGGTCTGATTTTTTTTTTTGTATGTTGAATTTTCTTCAGGTACTTGTACAGTCGAGCAAGATTCAAGTTCCAATTGGAATTCTACAAAAGCAGGCCTCTCAGCCTCAGGCAGATCAGAATTTGCATGTTAAGACTATTTTGCAGCTTATATTACAGTGCAACACTTCGATAACATATCGCGAGTTGCACCAAGGTTGGGAATTTGGGATGTAGCAACTCTATGCTTAAACTAACGTCCTATTTTGTAAGAAATCTAGGCCAAGTTTAATTACAGACCTATACTCACATGAAACCCGGACAAATCCCAAGGTCCATGTATAGTAGAATTAGCAAGTTACAGCTACAAAAGTGGCTAGCCACCATATGTTCCTAAAGACATGTTCTTGGTTGTTTATCTGTTCAGATAACCATTTTTTCCCCAGGCAGGTCATGCATTTGCATACGCCAGACATTGCTCTTATCTCCAAGAGCCCCTTGGATATTGATTTACTGGCCTGAATCTTGCTTATGAGTCAGATGTTCTGTAAATGCTCCTTGCATAAAGTTTTTCACTTGTTAACAAGAGAAAACTCAGTATTGTAAGTTTTGCAACTGTATGTCTAAGATGTCACACACACAGAAAAAAACATATTATATCTTTCTCGTGTTTTGGATGTTTCTCTCTATGAAATCGATATTATGAAGACACGCGTAAACCAAACTAAATGTACAAAAAAAAGTTAAGCAATTGAAAATCATGGTTTACAACTTACAACCAAGGACAATAACAGCAATCATCATACCACCTATTGCCACTCTTACAGCTGCAGCTCTAAATGCAAAGCTGACGATTGAACTTTCGAAGTACAATTATATCCTTACTGATCAAACACGCTGGATACTTTCTTTTGTATGAGCTCCACAGTTAGTCGGGGAGACAGCCTCGGAAGTATTTCCTGTAATACGAGTAGTCACATTTACATCAGTTAATGTCATTCCAAACAATGAAGCCTAGAATAATAAAACACCGAGGGGGTAACTCTCACAaataatgcatcatcacaatgattGAAATATCTATCAGATACCAATAAGGAATGGTCTTTAGGCGAGCTGGAAAGCAAGAGAGAATTCCTTGTCTTCACCACCGGATCATCTTTAAAAAAATTGCTGATTTGTCCGGAGTGATCTTATTATAAGCGCGTGCAGGTCAAGGCACAAATGCGTGGTAAACCTCTATCAAGTTTGTGCTACCCAAACATACCGTGATATGTTAATAATTCTTCATCGAACAACGAAGCTATGATTTTATTATTTGTGGTGATTATACCGACTACAGTGAACCAGCGAAGCATAACCTCTGCCTGCTTTCGTTTATCGAATTGTGGCACATGTTGAATACTGGTATCATAATTTGGCTCTGTGCAAGCTTACTTACATTGCGTAGCTGAAAACATGGCGAAAAGGGTAAATCACGAGCGGATCAATGGGTACCTCGGTGCCGTCGGCGAGCACCTTGGCCAGCACCGGGATCTCGTACTGGTACAGCCGCTCCCACTCCGGGTTCGTCGTGATGTCCCTCTCCTGATCGAATTAGTCCAGCACCCAAAGTAAGCATCATCCATCTCAGCACGATAAAGAGGAAGGCGCGTTAGCTACGAACTGGTCGGGGCCACTTGCCTGGAGCTCGAGGGAGGCGAGGGAGTAGGGGGTGCCGGcgagcagcacggcggcgtggagCTTCTCCTTGAGGCCGTCGCAGAGGCAGCACCCGGGCTTGGTGTAGAGCACCAGCCTCCGCGGCGCCGCGGGCGAACTCGacgcctcccccgccgccgccgcgcagaggaggcgggacgcggcggcggcagggcgggCGCGCGGCGCCGCGATGCGGACGGCCGCGGCGCGCGGGAGCAGCGCGGATAGCGCCGCCGCCATGCCGGTTAATCGTTGGCCGGTGAGGTGGGTGTGTGCTCGGTGGTTCGGTCCGTCGCTgactgacgacgacgaggaggagggggcgcggatGAGGCGCACGTACGGGCCGCGGCCGCAAGTGACCGGTTAATGGCCCACGCGCCGAACGAGCGCTGCGCCAGATGACCATGATGATGGGCCAGAGGCCTTATCGAGCGGCTTTTGCAACGGGCCAGAAGCGTCGCTGGTCCAGACGACGCCGTAGCCACGACTTTTTCTGCTAAAAAAACAACAACTTCCTCTTCCGCTCGCCGCCGCGGTTCCCCTCCGCGCGCCGCCGGTACGACCGCCGCTGCGGCGCCCCACCTCCCTGTCGCGTCGCGTTCATCTCTCCTCATCCGCCTAGGTTACTCCTCGGTCGAGCGGCCCCGCCCCCACGTCGCTCCCTCAACTGCTTCCCTCTCCCATCTGCTGGTTTCCCGGCATGCCTTAGCGCCACTCACTGGCCGCCGCCGTCACTGCGGCGTCACGGGTGCAGATTTGGTTGCAATCTACCTATGCTTTCTGATATTTGATCTGGTAAGTTTCTGCTCGCGTTTCCTTGACTTGTACACACATGGATGAAATGGAACTAGGAATAGTGTGGGGGTGGCTCCGATGCTGGGCTTTGGCAGCATGCTAATTTAGTCGATGTGGTGAATGGATTATGTTCCCTGGTTAGCTTTACTTTCTCTCTGTATGCACGCAAATTTAGGTTGATAGGATGGCGTCAGGATGGGTGCAGTGCAGTGAAGAGCACGCTGTCTGCATTTCTTGGGTGGTATACATGCTCTTCTTTCCGATGATAATCAAAATTACCGTCCTGTTCTTTTATAGTACTAGAACGCAAGAACATTAGAACGCGTTAGTTGGTAACTTGGTATACAAATTCCAATTGGAACCGAGGACTTAAGACGGATCAGCTGGCTTGTAGTTCCCAATTACCGCCCTGTTCTTTTATGGTAGAACCCGAGAACTATAGAATGCTTTAATTGTTATATGGAGTTCAAATAGGAGCTGAGGGCTTAAAGGTGGTTTGTATTTCCAATTTTTTCTACTATGTTGTTTGTATAGAATCTGAGGCTCATACTTAGCAACCAGCTGATGGTGCTATTGTTGTAAGGATAATAATTTGATATTATTTCCACTGAGTAGTCGGAGTGACAGTGTGGAGGAGATTAGGTGCTCCCTCATGAAGGATCTCATAGAAGATAGGATTGACCTTTTGTGGTGTTTAGGGTGCTTCCCTCTGGCCACATCTGTTGATTTCCCGGCATGCTGTAGCGCCACTGCTGGCCGCCGCCGTCACTGCGGCGTCACGGGTGCAGATTTGCTTGCAATCTACCTATGTTTTCTGATATTTGATCTGGTGAGTTTCTGCTCGTGTTTTCTTGACTTGTACACACATGGATGAAATGGAACTAGGAATAGTGTGGAGGTGGCTCCGATGCTGGGCTTTGGCAGCATGCTAATTTAGTCGATGTGGTGGATGGATTATGTTCCCTGGTTAGCTTTACTTTCTCTCTGTATGCACGCAAGTTTAGGTTGATAGGATGGCTTCAGGATGGATTATGTTCCCTGGTTAGCTTTACTTTCTCTCTGTCTGCATTTCTTGGGTGTTATACATGCTCTTCTTTCGGATGATAATCAAAGTTACCGTCCTGTTCTTTTATAGTAGAACGCAAGAACTTTAGAATGCGTTAGTTGGTAACTTGGTATACAAATTCCAATCAGAGATGAGGACTTGAGACGGATCAGCTGCCTTGTAGTTCCCAATTACCGTCCTGTTCTTTTATGGTAGAACCTGAGAACTATAGAATGCTTTAGACCTTTAGTTGTTATATGGAGTTCAAATAGGAACTGAGGTCTTAAAGGTGGTTTGTAGTTCCCAATTTTTCTACTACGTTGTTTGTATAGAATATGAGGCTCATACTTAGCAACCAGCTGATGGTGCTTATTGTTGTAAGGATAATAATTTGATACTATTATTTCCACTGAGTAGTCGGAGTGAGAGTGTGGAGGAGATTAGGCTGCTCCCTCATGAAGGATCATTTAGAAGATAGGATTGACCTTTTGTGGTTATTAAGCAGTTTGTGATAAATATAATTTTAGAATTTTGACCTCAATATTACAAGCATTGGACCCAATTATTGTTGTGGTAAATCTATGGTTGTTTTGTAATTTAGCGGTCTACTGTTCTGAAGAGAAAAAAATTAATATTGAAGGGCATAATGGTGTAGAGCTCAGCCTAAAAAAATGAAGTAGGGCATTATCATCAGTTGCCAGATAATTTATATTATTGTCCACATAGTTAGAAACCTAATTATGTCTAAAGCTAGATAGCTCAGTATTTGCCCCAGTGAAAACCAGGAGCTCCCCATCTGGTGCCCCACGAGCGGTCATTGCTCCACTATTGCTTGCTTCTCCTCTAGTGTGACCTTTTTTGTTATGGGTTAGTTTAGCAAATTTCTCTAATTCAATCTCCCATGTTTCAAAGGATTTCCAACAGAATAGAACTGCCTGAGAAGTGCCAGCAGAAAAATAAAAAGTGAAGTATCATCACGTGGTCGTAAGAGAGCCATGAAAGATACATTGACAGAACAGCCTGAGAAGAAGCTTACTCACAGAATTCGTCAAAAAAGAGCAAAAGGTATCTGGCTAAATAGCAACGACACCCAGATAACAAAGCATCAATTTTACATGATATGAGCTTTTATCTCTTTTTCTGGCCTTTGTAGTTTCAGAAGTCAAAACTTTACTGGAAAAACCTGATCATGAGATAGATCGCATGAAGCTAAGTGTGATGCATATCAGGTTGTTACATGAGGCCAGAGAGCGTATTAAGGTGAGCTGGGTTGAGACACAGCTGGTGGTTCTATTTATGAAACATTATTGTGCTGTTGTTTCATGATTTTGTTTTGGCTTTTCCTAGAGTAAAACAATTCCATCAGGACCATCATCGTTTAATCAAAGGTGTGCTCTCTTTTTTCACTTCAAATATCCATGCATAGATATTTGCTCTATCTCGTGTATAACTGCCATTTCTTATTTTCTACCCAGATATTTTTACCTGAAGTGTAGTAAAAATAACCAGTCATTGACAATAATGCTACAGGCTGATTTGCAAGCTTTTTATTTCACCATGGAGATACTTCCCTGTTTCAAATACTTAGTGTCAAaagcgctcttatattatgggacggagggagtagattatttgaactaggcatTGCTGCGGCAGCTGTTTATTCTAGCATCTAAATTTGTCTTCTTATATTTGATGGGCTGATATACTCTTTCAATCACAGTTTGTACTGACATTTCCTATGTCATGTTCTTTGTCGATGTCTTTTCACAGCAGCTCCCAGTTTGGAGATACCAACAGTTTTGATCCTTTTGAAGAGAACTATGACAATGGCAGAAGAGAGAACCACATGGTAGAAAATGCAACCAAACTGAATTACCATTCCTACATGAACAAACAAACACGGGCCAAATGGTCGAAATCTGACACTGACTTATTTTACCAGGTATTTAGATATCAACTACTCAGGCAACTACTTTCATGTTGAATATACCTTTTTTCTTGTTGATGTTCTGTCTTGCCTATTGGAAACTTCAACCTTTTTATCTGTTCTGGTTCAGGGTCTTCACCAATTTGGTAGTGATTTTGCAATGATACAGCAGTTATTCCCTGATAAGTCCCGTGATCAGGTGCGGCAGAAGTTTAAAACCGAGGAGAAAAAGCATCCAATGCAAGTCCACGATGCTATACTTCATCGCTCAAGAGGTTAGCAATTCCTTTATAAGTGGTCCAGCCAGTATTTCTGATTTGTGATTTTTCTCAACTTAATGCTTCTGTTTTACAACTGTATGCAGATAATTTGTATTTAAAGCAAGTAATCAAACAGCTCAACATTGAAGATCTGCAGAGGGACATCAACAGTACACATAAACAAGTGGTTGCATCAATTGAAGGAGACACTGGAAATGAGGTTCTTTCCTTTCTGAAACTAACACAAAAACGCAGTGTTTAATACTGAATTTATTCCATTGACATTCTTTCTCTATTTTTTTTTGTTTAAAGCATGCGTTGCAGGATTTCATGGAGGAAGAGAATGATTCAAATTGGTCAGCTAAAGAGCTGAGCGCGCGCCAATCTGAGGTCAGAGAGGTGGAGCATGTTGCTGGGAATGCTGATGATGGCCTGGATCTGGATGTTTTTGATTGGTACTAGGACGATAATCAtgatgaaaatcaggcaaagacAATACGGGGTCTCATTATTCTGCGAATGTGCTAATGACATGCCCTGTCCCAGTTATGTTTGCTCACGGGATTATCGAGTTACGGATGCAAATAGTACAGTTGTTAGGCCGAATACAAGCTTATTTTGCTTTTGCCTTTACAACGTACTGAACAGAGCGTCAGGGTAGCGTAGCAACACCATATTCGCTCTGTAGTAGCCACAGGAACAGGCTGCCAGCCATATTTTGCAGTCTGAAGGTGCTAAATTTGGAATCTATTGGTAGCATATCAGCCATCAAATATGTGAGGTTTTGCAGAACACATCTGTATGTGAGGCATATATACAGATACTTTACTTGTCTGCAGAGTATCTCATGCAGCCTGGGAGTTCTACTGCTACCGAGGTCATAAGGTGTAGCCTTCTGCTCTGGCATCACAATGTTGCAGCTGATACCGAAATGCGCGGAAAAGGATTGTTGCAGGATGTCATGTAGTTACACGAAGTATAATCAACCTGTCAACTCCGCGTGTTGACAGTACTTGAGTACTAGTAGTGTATGTGTAAACATCTTGTATTCTGAGTGTGTTGTAAAGTACAGCTGAAAATACACATTTTGTCGCGGCATAAATTTGGAGTACTGCGTATCCCTTAACGAAGAACTCTACTATGGATAGGCAAGAGAGTGGTTGCCAGAAGAAATACCATAATCCATTAAAATGAAGGGCAAGACGTCTGCTAACAGAGACCGGACGCAGACCAGGTCGTCCATATTCAGTATGCGTGCTCCATGTCTGAAACATTAAAATCTTGATGTGGAAAAGAGAATATACTGTGCGAAGACGCGTTTTTCTGCGAAAACAGATAAATTACTGTAAAGAGATGCTACGTAAGTGATATAGACGTGTCCTCTTTATTTTTTTCTGTAATGTTTTCTCTAATCCTCCTGTGATGCTAACAGAGCATCCACGCGTCATGCATAACAGTCTGTCATGCAATGTCTACCGATTCTGAAACACTGGTGGTGAGAACGACTGATGTTGACTGAGAAATGCACTCCTCAGCACCACACTTTGATTGTGAGATAAAGGAAAGGGATCGGCGATGAAAGCTACTGAAAGGCCAACGTTATTGTGCACCTATAATCTACCGTCTATGGTTGCTGGGTTTGCTGGCTAAGGGCACGTACAATGatggcatatggatacatatgcctcatgacaaaaagtaatttgaggtatttatatttattttttctctCCAATGCAAGCTACCACCAGTGGGCCTTATTAAGAAATAGAAAGTAAAACtctagtacacatgcatctctactttttACTCCAATCTTTTCAGCTTTTGTCACCAGACCacactttttctcttcaagcacccgcctccAGGAGAGGATCCCGCTTCtctatccgaacctactttacgtcatatccgatcctacatggctatgcattgtacatgccctaatggcCATGGCATGATGGCATTGTGGGGCTCCTTTGTCTTATGCAGAAAATCGGCCTATTCTTGACGACAACTTGCAGATGAAAACCAACACCGATTTTATTGTCATCAGAAATTCAGAAGATGTACAGAGGGTAGTGATGTTCGCCGTTCACGAATCCTCGACTATGGTGCACTATGTGTTTTGGCGATTATGGTGCACTATGG encodes the following:
- the LOC123145680 gene encoding uncharacterized protein, with amino-acid sequence MGKKAGDAEQAGRLPETSTSNGAAVRRCTAQVGAALSAKCVVALILGAVVFLSAFFMLLQFRSPGNSVPDAPGTLIDEIQAGFILLKPLAQLAPHAAELQQEINRQIGVPNTTVSVSMQALFLSFTVVEFDVLPDPINTSISARSMHALRKNLIQLTLQQLNLSLTPSVFGYPLCVQMLGFPGGITIELEPLQDDSILQVAQPIFNVTLDMSIRQLRGLIEEMKEDLGHLLDEDIYIDLTNKNGSTIAPPVIVQVSLSPDDRGVYEEMGRLKQLAEIITESSSMNLGLDPSVFGRIKDLKLAPRLQALVPSFAPSSSPTQMSFTSMPPYSQPMPSPSMPPYSQPSRTNLCAHCSCPAWMKLNATNPHRVLMQLPPMTISLQLPTQRHSGNGPGHKQSGNAMAAPTSIAPSSQP
- the LOC123145683 gene encoding uncharacterized protein; the encoded protein is MAAALSALLPRAAAVRIAAPRARPAAAASRLLCAAAAGEASSSPAAPRRLVLYTKPGCCLCDGLKEKLHAAVLLAGTPYSLASLELQERDITTNPEWERLYQYEIPVLAKVLADGTEEILPRLSPRLTVELIQKKVSSVFDQ
- the LOC123145681 gene encoding transcription factor TFIIIB component B'' isoform X2, whose translation is MKDTLTEQPEKKLTHRIRQKRAKVSEVKTLLEKPDHEIDRMKLSVMHIRLLHEARERIKSKTIPSGPSSFNQSSQFGDTNSFDPFEENYDNGRRENHMVENATKLNYHSYMNKQTRAKWSKSDTDLFYQGLHQFGSDFAMIQQLFPDKSRDQVRQKFKTEEKKHPMQVHDAILHRSRDNLYLKQVIKQLNIEDLQRDINSTHKQVVASIEGDTGNEHALQDFMEEENDSNWSAKELSARQSEVREVEHVAGNADDGLDLDVFDWY
- the LOC123145681 gene encoding transcription factor TFIIIB component B'' isoform X1, whose translation is MKDTLTEQPEKKLTHRIRQKRAKVSEVKTLLEKPDHEIDRMKLSVMHIRLLHEARERIKSKTIPSGPSSFNQSSSQFGDTNSFDPFEENYDNGRRENHMVENATKLNYHSYMNKQTRAKWSKSDTDLFYQGLHQFGSDFAMIQQLFPDKSRDQVRQKFKTEEKKHPMQVHDAILHRSRDNLYLKQVIKQLNIEDLQRDINSTHKQVVASIEGDTGNEHALQDFMEEENDSNWSAKELSARQSEVREVEHVAGNADDGLDLDVFDWY